In one window of Oryzias melastigma strain HK-1 linkage group LG5, ASM292280v2, whole genome shotgun sequence DNA:
- the thumpd3 gene encoding THUMP domain-containing protein 3 isoform X2: MSSDGDKQPAEETSESVNASSAPSPETELTVTIGATVPTGFEHTAAEEVKEKIGVDARVSRDRGRIYFPVSTDKLFQVHRLRSVDNLFVVVKEYDQYHFKESKEETLMELQELASKLPWTNALEVWRLNRTLKKKKGHRKGGHSTRAKPDSEVCDTAEQQQQEPAQEQSGDAPDTESQPPETAAEEKLVKFRVTCNRAGDKHSFSSNEAARDFGGAVQEFFQWKADMTKFDVEVLLNIHNEEMVVGIALTEESLHRRNISHFGPTTLRSTLCYGMLRLCKLQASDIILDPMCGTGAIPLEGAIEFNSSFYVAGDNNDMAVSRTLNNICHMQKRRAEKGSSPGLPVDTVQWDLCRLPVRTGSVDVIITDMPFGKRMGSRKKNWDLYPSCLREMARVCRPGSGKAVLLTQDKKCFSKAISRMGGLWKKLHTVWVNVGGLHAGVYLLKRTAGVFGQTPEDVHESPARVYKQTDEKEDD, translated from the exons ATGAGCTCTGATGGGGATAAACAACCCGCAGAGGAAACGTCAGAGTCCGTGAACGCCTCTTCTGCCCCCTCCCCTGAGACTGAGCTCACCGTGACCATCGGAGCGACCGTGCCCACCGGGTTCGAGCACACGGCGgcagaggaggtgaaggagaagATCGGAGTGGATGCTCGGGTCAGCAGAGACCGGGGACGCATCTATTTCCCGGTTTCTACTGATAAACTCTTTCAG GTTCATCGTCTGCGGTCTGTTGACAATCTGTTTGTCGTGGTGAAGGAATACGATCAATATCACTTCAAAGAATCCAAG GAAGAGACGTTGATGGAGTTGCAGGAACTCGCATCCAAACTTCCATGGACTAATGCGCTGGAGGTGTGGAGGTTAAACCGAaccctgaagaagaagaaaggccACAGAAAAGGAGGGCACTCCACCAGAGCGAAGCCGGACTCCGAGGTCTGCGATACggctgagcagcagcagcaggagccgGCCCAGGAGCAGAGCGGGGACGCTCCGGACACGGAGAGCCAGCCGCCGGAGACGGCCGCCGAGGAGAAACTCGTCAAGTTCCGCGTGACGTGCAACAGGGCGGGAGACAAACACAGCTTTTCCTCCAACGAGGCAGCCCGGGATTTTGGTGGAGCGGTCCAAGAATTCTTCCAGTGGAAGGCGGACATGACAAAGTTTGACGTCGAG GTTCTACTGAACATCCACAATGAAGAGATGGTGGTTGGTATCGCCCTGACGGAAGAAAGCCTTCACAGGAGAAACATCAGTCACTTTGGGCCCACCACTCTGCGTTCCACCTTGTGTTACGGCATGCTCAG GCTGTGTAAACTCCAGGCCTCTGATATAATACTGGATCCTATGTGTGGAACTGGAGCTATTCCTCTGGAG GGAGCCATAGAGTTCAACAGTTCCTTCTACGTTGCTGGTGACAACAACGACATGGCGGTGAGCCGCACGCTCAACAACATCTGTCACATGCAGAAGAGGAGGGCGGAGAAGGGAAG CTCACCTGGGCTCCCCGTTGACACGGTGCAGTGGGATCTGTGCCGGCTGCCCGTCCGGACCGGCTCTGTGGACGTGATCATCACCGACATGCCGTTTGGGAAGAG AATGGGCTCCAGGAAGAAGAACTGGGACCTGTACCCCTCCTGCCTGAGGGAAATGGCCCGGGTGTGCAGGCCGGGCTCGGGGAAGGCCGTGCTTCTAACCCAGGACAAGAAATGCTTCTCCAAG GCTATTTCCAGAATGGGCGGGCTGTGGAAAAAGCTGCACACTGTTTGGGTCAACGTCGGTGGTTTACACGCCGGAGTCTACCTGCTGAAGCGGACCGCCGGCGTGTTTGGCCAAACTCCTGAAGATGTCCATGAGTCACCGGCAAGAGTTTATAAGCAAACGGATGAGAAGGAGGACGATTAA
- the thumpd3 gene encoding THUMP domain-containing protein 3 isoform X1 gives MTWLHGLWAEDPPVMAEDFPLSSVRFPSMEPEEGCALRCVCGPDSGQETRCWSIGPLLRFPPPNTKGNSRAQNCSGNMMRSSSSLQTIIMSSDGDKQPAEETSESVNASSAPSPETELTVTIGATVPTGFEHTAAEEVKEKIGVDARVSRDRGRIYFPVSTDKLFQVHRLRSVDNLFVVVKEYDQYHFKESKEETLMELQELASKLPWTNALEVWRLNRTLKKKKGHRKGGHSTRAKPDSEVCDTAEQQQQEPAQEQSGDAPDTESQPPETAAEEKLVKFRVTCNRAGDKHSFSSNEAARDFGGAVQEFFQWKADMTKFDVEVLLNIHNEEMVVGIALTEESLHRRNISHFGPTTLRSTLCYGMLRLCKLQASDIILDPMCGTGAIPLEGAIEFNSSFYVAGDNNDMAVSRTLNNICHMQKRRAEKGSSPGLPVDTVQWDLCRLPVRTGSVDVIITDMPFGKRMGSRKKNWDLYPSCLREMARVCRPGSGKAVLLTQDKKCFSKAISRMGGLWKKLHTVWVNVGGLHAGVYLLKRTAGVFGQTPEDVHESPARVYKQTDEKEDD, from the exons ATGACATGGCTCCACGGTTTGTGGGCAGAGGACCCCCCTGTTATGGCCGAGGACTTTCCGCTCTCTTCCGTCCGCTTCCCCTCGATGGAGCCCGAAGAAGGCTGCGCGCTGCGGTGCGTCTGCGGTCCGGATTCAGGGCAGGAGACGCGGTGCTGGAGCATCGGTCCGCTGCTGCGCTTCCCTCCTCCGAACACAAAAGGCAACAGTCGAGCTCAGAACTGCAGCGGCAACATGATG CGAAGCTCCAGCTCTCTCCAAACCATCATCATGAGCTCTGATGGGGATAAACAACCCGCAGAGGAAACGTCAGAGTCCGTGAACGCCTCTTCTGCCCCCTCCCCTGAGACTGAGCTCACCGTGACCATCGGAGCGACCGTGCCCACCGGGTTCGAGCACACGGCGgcagaggaggtgaaggagaagATCGGAGTGGATGCTCGGGTCAGCAGAGACCGGGGACGCATCTATTTCCCGGTTTCTACTGATAAACTCTTTCAG GTTCATCGTCTGCGGTCTGTTGACAATCTGTTTGTCGTGGTGAAGGAATACGATCAATATCACTTCAAAGAATCCAAG GAAGAGACGTTGATGGAGTTGCAGGAACTCGCATCCAAACTTCCATGGACTAATGCGCTGGAGGTGTGGAGGTTAAACCGAaccctgaagaagaagaaaggccACAGAAAAGGAGGGCACTCCACCAGAGCGAAGCCGGACTCCGAGGTCTGCGATACggctgagcagcagcagcaggagccgGCCCAGGAGCAGAGCGGGGACGCTCCGGACACGGAGAGCCAGCCGCCGGAGACGGCCGCCGAGGAGAAACTCGTCAAGTTCCGCGTGACGTGCAACAGGGCGGGAGACAAACACAGCTTTTCCTCCAACGAGGCAGCCCGGGATTTTGGTGGAGCGGTCCAAGAATTCTTCCAGTGGAAGGCGGACATGACAAAGTTTGACGTCGAG GTTCTACTGAACATCCACAATGAAGAGATGGTGGTTGGTATCGCCCTGACGGAAGAAAGCCTTCACAGGAGAAACATCAGTCACTTTGGGCCCACCACTCTGCGTTCCACCTTGTGTTACGGCATGCTCAG GCTGTGTAAACTCCAGGCCTCTGATATAATACTGGATCCTATGTGTGGAACTGGAGCTATTCCTCTGGAG GGAGCCATAGAGTTCAACAGTTCCTTCTACGTTGCTGGTGACAACAACGACATGGCGGTGAGCCGCACGCTCAACAACATCTGTCACATGCAGAAGAGGAGGGCGGAGAAGGGAAG CTCACCTGGGCTCCCCGTTGACACGGTGCAGTGGGATCTGTGCCGGCTGCCCGTCCGGACCGGCTCTGTGGACGTGATCATCACCGACATGCCGTTTGGGAAGAG AATGGGCTCCAGGAAGAAGAACTGGGACCTGTACCCCTCCTGCCTGAGGGAAATGGCCCGGGTGTGCAGGCCGGGCTCGGGGAAGGCCGTGCTTCTAACCCAGGACAAGAAATGCTTCTCCAAG GCTATTTCCAGAATGGGCGGGCTGTGGAAAAAGCTGCACACTGTTTGGGTCAACGTCGGTGGTTTACACGCCGGAGTCTACCTGCTGAAGCGGACCGCCGGCGTGTTTGGCCAAACTCCTGAAGATGTCCATGAGTCACCGGCAAGAGTTTATAAGCAAACGGATGAGAAGGAGGACGATTAA